GGAGCCGCAGTTTACTGACGCGCAGGCAGGAAAACGTGTCTGTCAGTTTGCCTGCCAGGCAGAGATTTCCGGGCTGGTTCATTACCAGCAACAACACATTATCCTGTCCGGACAATCGCTGCTGGCCTTCGCATGGACGCTCGCTCATCCGTTTACAGAGCAGGACCACCAGACATGGCAGAATATCCTGGCCAGTTTTGTCCCGCGTGAGACGGTAACGGAGTAAGGTCATGGGAACAGATTATCTGGCGGCCAAAATGGAAGATCCTCTTGAGCACACGTCTGCCCTGGGGGATTTCATGGGGGGCCTGGTCGAAGGGGTATGCTATGGGGTACTTTTTTGTGCCTCTGCCAACCCTGTTGGACTGGCGGTAGGGCTGACTGCCGGCTTTATTTTCAGCGATGTTATTTCTGAACTTGGCGATACGGTCAGTAGCTGGTTTCCCCCGGATGTTGCAGGAACGATAACCTCAGGCTCAAACAACGTTAATGTGAAATCCAGGCCAGCCGCCCGTGCGGCAGGTGCTGTGCCGGATGAAATATTACTGGCACTGCTGGAGGCGGAAGCGGCTAATCCACCGGACAGTAAGGGGATGCAACTCGTTAAAGGGATTGTGGCAAAAACTATTATGATTGCCAAACTACCTCTTTTGCCGGCAGAACTGGGCAGGATGGCAGGCAAGAAACTTGCTGCTTACCTCAAAGGGGAAAGTTCCCCGTCTCAGGAGGATGAACAGGGATTCTGGAGTAAGGTCTGGGAATCCATCAGCAATCCGGTGGTGGATGGCCCCGATCCGGCTTTGCATGTCGAGCCACGACTGCTGGACACGATTCACTGTGATAAACATCCCCCGCAACCGATACAGTATCTGGCTGAAGGTTCAGAAACCGTACGTATTAACAGCCAGCCCGCCTGCCGTAACGGTGATCGCAGTACCTGCGAGGCGGTGATTGCCCATACCCAGGCCAGTGCGAAAGTCCGTATTGGCGGGCGCAGCCTGGTGGTGAAAGAAATACACACCGGCAAAAATATGCTCGCTTACTATTCTGGGCTTATTGCCGGAGGATTTCTGGTCAGCTCGGTTCAGGCTCTGTTTTGCAGGACATCAGCTAAGGTGTTTGCGGGGAAGTTGCCCTGCCTGATGCTGGGTTCAGTCCTGGGCAATACGCTGGGGATACTCGTAGGAGGAACACTTTCCACTTCATTATCGTCCCTGTTTTCAGGGCAACAAGCGTCATCACAGACTGCCAGGCCGGTACACATCGCCTCTGGTGTAAAAATACTGGGCGGAGAGGATGAACTGGATTTTGCCTGTGACGGGTTAATCCCGCTGGCATGGCAGCGGGTTTACAGCAGCCTTAACGGCAATGAAGGTATTCTTGGTCGGGGCTGGTGCCTGCCGTTTGAAGTGTTCCTGCATCAGGAGCCTGCTGCTGTACCGGGAACGCAGGACAGCGCGCAGATATTTTTTCATGACATGTCCGGCAGGGAGCTGGGGCTGGGAGATGTTCCGGTCGGCGGAGCCATGTTCTATGTGGACGAAGGTTTCCGACTTTATCATCCCCTGGCTGGTATGTTCGTGCTGGAAAGCGCACAGGGACAGTACCAGATTTTTGAGGCAGATCCCCTGCATGATAGTCGGTTCCGCCTGACTCAGGAGTGCGACCGACATCTGAACGGTATCCGTTATTACTACGATGACCGGGGACTTCCGGTGCGGATCGAGGATGATCTTCAGGCCATCTGTCTGCATCTGGACTATCACCCGCAGCATTCCCGTCTGAAGACCGTATACCAGCAGTACCGACAGGAGGATACCCGGCCGGGCGTACTGCGTATTCGTTATGAATATAATGAACAGGCGCAGCTCACCGCCGTCGTGGATGCTGACGGGGTTGTGATGCGCCGTTTTGCCTGGGATGCGGAGCACGAGCGCCTGACCATGCACCAGACGGCGGATGGCATCCAGGCACATTACCGTTGGCAACCCACTTCCGGTCTTCCCGGTCATTTTCATGTTGCCCGGCACTGGCTACAGGAAGGCGAGCGGCGCAGCGGGGAGATCCGGTTTGATTACGATCCGGCGGCACGCCGGGCCACGCTGCATTATGGTGATGGCAGGCCGGACAGCCTGCATGAATGGGATGAGCAGTTCAACATTACCCGCTGGCAGCCAGCCCCGGATATCTGTTGGTTGTATGAATGGGGGGATAACCGGGAACTCCTGCGGGTGGTTGATCCCGCACAGTATGAATACGGCTTTAAGTACGATGAGCGCGGCAACCTGATCCAGGTGGTTGATCCTGTCGGTCAGGAATACCGGTTTGACTGGGACCAGGATTTTGCCTTTCCGCTGAAAGAGGAATATCCCGAAGGGCTGGTCTTACGCCATGTTTACAATGTCTTTGGCGATCGCATCAAAACCATTGACCAGGCAGGCCTCATCACCCGCTATAACCATGATGCTTCCGGGCTGGTTGAGAGCGTACAGGATGCCCGGGGCAACCTGTACCGCTACGGCTGGAATAATCGTGGGCAGTTAACGCAGCAGACGGACTGTTCCGGGTATACCACCCACCTGTATTATGATGAACAGGGGCGGCTGGCTGCCGTGACGGATGCACAGGGTAACCGCACCCGGCAGACGTTTTCAGCAGCGAACCGCCTGCAAAATCAAATCCGCCCTGATGGTGGCGAAACCACTTACCACTACAATACCCGTGGACAGCTTACCGGTGTGACCGATCCGGCTCGTCAGAGCAGCCGGTTTGACTATAACCTGCGCGGGCAGGTTATCCGCCACACTGACCCTCAACAGCGCCAGGTGCGCTTCGAATATGATGCCAACGGGCAGCTTATTGCGCTGTATAACCAGAAAAATGAAACATACCGTTTCAGCCGTGACAGCCTGTCGCGGCTGGAAGAGTCCTGCGATCTGACAGAATGCCGCGAAGTGTACCAGTACGACAGCCGGAGCAATATCTGTGGGATAACCCGCTATCCCGCTCGCGTGGCGTCCGGTCAGGAGGCACTTTTACCGCAGGTCACCCGGCTGGCGTATGATGCCGCAGGACGGGTGCAGTACCGGGAGAACGGGGATGGCGCTGTCTGTTACCAGTATGGAAAAAATACGCTGACACTCCAGCGATTTACGCCGGATGACTGGCAGAAGAAACAGCACGGGGATGAAAACGTCGTTGCGCAGGACACGCTGCATCTGGTTACGGATGAGTATGGCTGCCTGCTGGAAGAGCATAACCCGGCGGGCGTTTTTACCCACCGCTATGACGAACTGGGCAACCGCACAGAAACGCAGATGCCGGATGGTCGCCGCCTGAAGCGGCTGTACTACGGCAGCGGCCACCTGCAACAGCTCAATCTGGAAGACCACGACGGGCAGCAGACGGTACTGGCTGAGTTTGAACGTAACAGCCTGCACCAGGAAATCAGCCGGACCCAGGGCAGCCTGACACTGCGCACGGAATATGATGCCGCCGGGCGGGTAACAGCCCGTCTGGCGCAGATGGCGCATCAGCGACATGGAACACCGTTGCTGGAGCGGCGTTACAGCTGGGATCAGCGTGGCTTCCTGATGAGCCGTTACCACCGGACACAGGATGCGCAGGCGCTGCTTTCCCCGGAGGAACGCAGCGGCAGCACCTGGTACCAGTATGACTGCGCCGGGCAGATCCTGAGCGCACAGCAGCACTTCACGGTGCGGCAGTACTGCGATCTGGCCGGAAACCTGATGGAGGAGCGCGGTCCGGCGATCAAGAATAACCAGTTAATGCAGTACCGGGGCTGGCACTACCAGTATGATGCCTTCGGGCGTATGAGCAGGCGCACGGATGAACAGGCGCAACCGCAGGATTACCGCTATAACAGCGATAACCGGATGGTGGAAGTGCGGTTTGCGGACAGGACGCATTCCCGGTGGCAGCGGGTGGAGTACGACTACGATCTGCTCGGACGGCGGACGGGGAAACGGCTGTACCGGTGGCATGATGAGGGCGAAGCGGAACCGGCTCCGGAGAGGGTGCGTTTTATCTGGGACGGGATGCGGCTGCGGGGTGAAGACAGTCCGGGTAAGGCCACAGATGTCCTGTATGTCTACAACGGAGACAGTTATGAGCCGCTGGCCAGGGTGGATCGTTTTACCCGGCAGGTGATAGAACCGCAGGACACGCGCCCGCCGAAAACCATGGTATATTACTACCACACGGCGCTGAACGGCCTGCCGGAAGCGATGACCAGTGAGTCAGGGCAACTGGTGTATGAAGCGCGTTATGAACTGTGGGGGAAAGAAACGGAGGCGGCAAGCGCGCATACGGTTCTGACAGTGGAGCAAAACCTGCGGTTCGCGGGGCAGTATTTTGACGCGGAAACGGGGCTTCACTATAATACGTTCAGATTTTATGCACCGGAGTGTGGGCGGTTTACCCCGCCAGACCCGATAGGGCTGGCGGGGGGACTGAATCTTTATCAGTATGCACCGAATCCTTTAAGTTATATTGATCCCCTCGGATTAAAACCATGCGCGCCTACTGGTGAATTTGACCGTGTAACTACCGGGAAAGTCTATAGAGTCATTAGGCCCGATGAAGATCCTTTATCCGGGTTATTTTCCCTTAACCCAAATAATATAAAAACTGTTGCAGGGCATGTAACATCAGGCAGTCGCTCTCCATCTCAGTTTATATCAGCAACAAAAGATTTAAGCATTGCTGAAAAATGGGCTGCGAAATCAGGGAATCGTATTGTTGAAATAGACTTGAGTAAAGTTTCTGGCGGCGCAATTGATATATCATCCCCTAAAGGACTCGATCTCTTAGGTAATCAATTTGCAAGGCGGCTGGCTAAAGGTTCTTCAGAAGTGTTGTTTGACGGCCCCATTCCAGCGGGTGCGATTAATCCTCTTTAATAGGTAGATTATGAACGATAATAATTTTGATTTTAATAAAACTATTATTGATGTAGTGGAAATGATTAGATTAGCGGATGATTTAGATACAAACATAATTGATAGGCTATATATGTCACTTGATAAAGTAATGACTGATTATCAAAGTGCTTCGCTTATCCCAAAATTACTTGCTTATGATCTTCTTGTTCTTCATGATAATTTGGAAGGTTCTTTAAAATTTTACTCTGGTAAAGATAATGAATATATATCAGGAGTTAATTCAAAGGTTAGTGAATATATCGAAAAAATACTTTTAAGCTAAAATAAAAGCCGGGGGGGAAATTAAATCTTCCCGGCTTTTTTATTATTTAACTTTCGTTCAGCACACTAAACACCCCGTCCAGGGAAAGATCATCAGAAGTACACTTTCTGTACTAAATAATTCGCATTTTATGTTTAAAAATTGAGACATTCCTCATTGCCTAAAGCTGTTTTTTATTGCTTATACATGATCAAATACTCCTTACATAATTAAGGAGAACAAAATGGAACTTAAAAAATTGATGGAACATATTTCTGTTATCCCCGATTACAGACAAGCCTGGAAAGTGGAACATAAATTGTCGGATATTCTACTGTTGACTATTTGTGCCGTTATTTCTGGTGCAGAGGGTTGGGAAGATATAGAGGATTTTGGGGAAACTCATCTCGATTTTTTAAAACAATATGGTGATTTTGAAAATGGTATTCCTGTTCACGATACCATTGCCAGAGTTGTATCCTGTATCAGCCCTGCAAAGTTTCATGAGTGCTTTATTAACTGGATGCGTGATTGTCATTCTTCAGATGATAAAGACGTCATTGCAATTGATGGAAAAACGCTCCGGCACTCTTATGACAAGAGTCGCCGCAGGGGAGCGATTCATGTCATTAGTGCGTTCTCAACAATGCACAGTCTGGTCATCGGACAGATCAAGACGGATGAGAAATCTAATGAGATTACAGCTGTCCCTGAACTTCTTAACATGTTGGATATTAAAGGAAAAATAATCACAACTGATGCGATGGGTTGCCAGAAAGATATTGCAGAGAAGATACAAAAACAGGGAGGTGATTATTTATTCGCTGTAAAAGGAAACCAGGGACGGCTAAATAAAGCCTTCGAGGAAAAATTCCCACTGAAAGAATTAAATAATCCAGAGCATGACAGTTACGCAATTAGTGAAAAGAGTCACGGCAGAGAAGAAATCCGTCTTCATATTGTTTGCGATGTCCCTGATGAACTTATTGATTTCACGTTTGAATGGAAAGGACTGAAAAAATCATGCGTGGCAGTCTCCTTTCGGTCAATAATAGCAGAACAAAAGAAAGAGCCAGAAATGACGGTCAGATATTATATCAGTTCTGCTGATTTAACCGCAGAGAAGTTCGCCACAGCAATCCGAAACCGCAGGCACGTGGAGAATAAGCTGCACTGGCGTCTGGACGTGGTAATGAATGAAGACGACTGCAAAATAAGAAGAGGAAACGCAGCAGAATTATTTTCAGGGATACGGCACATCGCTATTAATATTTTGACGAAGGATAAAATATTCAAGGCCGGGTGAAGACGTAAGATGAGAAAAGCCGCTATGGACAGAGACTACCTCGCGTCAGTCCTTGCGGGGTGCGGGCTTTCGTAATCTTGCCCTGGATATAGAGGATTTTGGAGAAACACATCTCGATTTTTTGAAGCGATATGGTGATTTTGAAAATAGTATTCCTGTTCACGATACCATTGCCAGAGTTGTATCCTGTATCAGTCCTACAAAATTTCGCGAGTGTTTTATTAACTGGATGCGTGAATGTCACTCTTCAGATGATAAAGACGTCATCGCAATTGATGGAAAAACGCTCCGGCACTCTTAAGATAAAAGTCGTCGCAGGGGAGCGACTCTCGTTATTGGTGCATTCTCAACAATGCACAGTCTGGTCTTCGTGAAGATCAAGACGGATGAAAAATCCAATGAGATTACGTGATTTCTGAACGTCTTAACATGATGGGCATTAAAGGAAAAATAATCACCACCGCTCCAATGAATGCCAGAAAGACATCGCAGAGAAGATAGCTCTGGACAAATATTACCACCCGTCAGCCCTTGTTAAGAGCGGAGAGACGTAATCTATCCAGTCCCCTAATGCTTATAAAGCCCATCGATTTCGCCCATTTTCTTTCGCCCGGTATAACGCGGTGTCGGCATCTGAAACAATTTGTTCAGCCGTTTTTGCGGGAGCAGAACAGGCAATCCCCTGACTAACCGTAACAAATGCACTAACAGCAGATGCCTGATGCGAGATAGCTGCCAATTTAAGTTCTTGCTTCACTCTGGCTGCTACCGCCTCAGCTTCCGGCAATGTTGCATTAAAAAGTAGGATGGCAAACTCTTCGCCACCATAACGAGCGACTATGTCTTCAGGCTGGCGTATTGCGCGTTGTAGGGCGTCGGCAACTTGTATCAAACATTTATCGCCCGCTGGGTGCCCGTAGGTGTCGTTGTAGCGTTTAAAAAAATCAACATCCAACATAATGAGAGCAAATGACCCGCCGTTATCTATCGCGTCGTGTAAGATACTGTTCATTGCACGTCGGTTTGCTATCCCAGTTAAAGGATCACGATGTGCTAATGCATCAAGGCGATTAATTAACTGGTTGTTGTACTTGTTTTGTTGCCATGCTTCTTCAAACCAACGTAATAAAATAAGTCGCCCACCATATAGCGCCAGTGAAAAAAGGCTCCAGATAACAGCGAAATGAATATTGATCTGTTGATTAAGCATAAGGCTCGCTATTGGAGTGGTGAGCCATAAGGGAATGACAAATGCGAGCAATGATGGGGTATGGAAATAAAGTGCGACAACGCCACTAAGCATTAATAATACACATAGTGGATAAGCAAACTGCAGCGTCCAGTGTGCAATAAAGTGATAACTACACCATGACCATAGCAGGCTCAGGGCAACTAATAGTACCTGGATAGGTAGTGTTTTTTGCCGAGGGATGAGTAGTAAACCACAGCAAATCAACAGAATACCCGTTGCAGATATATCAATAGAATGTATGAGGCTTTTTTCATTTAACCAGGGAGGAGTAAGGTCATTAAACAGAACACGGCGCAGCAAAATCATCAATGCAAAACTGACATTGATAAAAGCAAACCATGGCAAACTAATTGTCATACCGCGAATAACCATGTCGCGGCGGGTTTTCCACGAGTGATGCGTTTTTCTTCTTTCAGCCATTTCTTATAACCAGAAAAGGGCAGGAAACCTGCCCAATTTATACTGAATTTATGGTGTCACTATATTGAACCAAAACTCAAAATTATCCATATAATCTAACAGCTCGTTGAGTTTTTCCGCATTGCCGGTAATTTTGACATCTCCTTTGTCTGTGGCTTCTTTCAGCGTCTCTTCTTTCAGTACAATTTTGTTCAATACATCACGAGACAGAGTGATAGTGGCATCAGCATCCGAAGCTTCTACACCAGCGGTATGATTGAGAACACCATTTTCAAGCTCCACTTTATAGGTGCCGCCATCTTCACCAAAATCGAAATTCAACACGGCTTTGGCGTCTGCCGCTTTCTCACCATTAATATGGACGGCAAGATAATCAAAGAACATCTCTGGCGTCATTGCACGCACAGTGTCAGGGCTGGCAGTATTTGGTGTTGGTAATTTTTGTACGCCGTTACGCAATTCCTGTGCGCCAGTGAGATAGAAATTACGCCACGGCCCAGATTCAGCCTGATAGCCTAACTGCTCAAGCGCATCAGCTTCCAGATTTCTCGCTGCCTGGTTGTTTGGATCCGCAAACACCACCTTACTGACAACCTGAGCAACCCAGCGGAAATTACCCTGGTCATAATCCTGTTTGGCTTTTTGTAAAATGGCATCAGCACCGCCCATATACTCGACAAATTTCTTTGCGCCTTCTTCTGGCGGCAGTTCATCAAGCGTTGCGGGATTACCATCAAACCAGCCGAGATAAAGCACGTAAGTTGCTTTTACGTCATGACTTACCGAACCATAATAGCCGCGATTCGCCCAGGTGTTAGCCAGTGAAGAGGGCAGTTTAAAGTTTGCGGCAATTTCATCACGGGTCATCCCCTGATTTGCCATACGGAGAGTTTGATCATTGATGTAACGATACAAATCACGCTGGCTTTTAAGCAGTTTGACCACGTTATCGTTGCCCCAGGTTGGCCAGTGATGTTGAGCGAGAATAATCTCGGCTTTATCGCCCCATAAATTGAGTGCTTCGTTAATATATTTTGACCACGGCAGCGGTTGGCGAATTTTGGCACCACGCAGCGAATAAGTGTTGTGAAGGGTGTGCGTGACATCTTCTGCTGTTTCGATCAGTTTCTTTTCTTCAATAAACCACAGCATTTCAGAAGGCGCTTCGGAACCAGGCGCCATCAGAAAATCATAGGTCAACCCGTCAATAGTTTCTTTTTGCCCGGTTTTGGTGATGTAGTTAGTAGGAGCAATCAACGTGACCGTTCCTGCTGAAGTGGTTGTTCCCAGTCCCGCGCCGACCTGGCCTTTAACATCAGGTTTCAATAAGTTGCCATACATATAACTGGCTCGTCGGCTCATCACATTGCCAGCCATAATATTTTCGGAAACGGCCTCCTCCAAAAATCCGGCTGGCGCATAGATTTTAACTTTGCCTGATTTAACGTCAGCTTCATCAATTACGCCGCGAACACCACCGTAGTGATCGACATGACTGTGTGTGTAGATAACCGCCACTACCGGTTTCTGGCCGCGATTTTTGTAATAGATATCCATCCCAACTTTGGCTGTTTCTGCTGAAACAAGTGGATCAACGACGGTAATACCCTCTTTGCCTTCAATGATGGTCATATTTGATAAATCGAGGTTACGAATCTGATAGATACCTTCAGTCACTTCAAATAATCCGCTGATATTTATCAATTGCGCCTGACGCCATAAACTTGGATTCACCGTATCAGGGGCTTTGTCGCCTTCTTTTATAAAAGCGTATTGTTGTGGATCCCATATAATATTTCCTTGTTCGCCCTTAATCATATCCTGAGGAATAGGGGCAATAAAACCTTTATGGGCATCAGTAAAGTCAGTGTTATCGGAAAACGGCAACTGGTTATAGAGTAAATTGTTTGCTTGCTGCGTGGCTGCGGTGGCGTTTTTAGGGGCTTCCGCCGCGAGGAGAGGTAAGGAACTGGTGGTGAATAATCCCGTTATTAGCAGACTTTTAACAATATGATTAAGCTGCATCTTAA
The DNA window shown above is from Escherichia sp. E4742 and carries:
- a CDS encoding DcrB-related protein, with translation MPDYHFNEGQLTLPASGRDCTTHVLRLPELQAVLTISRDILSGAMTLEDYVTAQIEKIKRDARHVQIPEPQFTDAQAGKRVCQFACQAEISGLVHYQQQHIILSGQSLLAFAWTLAHPFTEQDHQTWQNILASFVPRETVTE
- a CDS encoding RHS repeat-associated core domain-containing protein, whose amino-acid sequence is MGTDYLAAKMEDPLEHTSALGDFMGGLVEGVCYGVLFCASANPVGLAVGLTAGFIFSDVISELGDTVSSWFPPDVAGTITSGSNNVNVKSRPAARAAGAVPDEILLALLEAEAANPPDSKGMQLVKGIVAKTIMIAKLPLLPAELGRMAGKKLAAYLKGESSPSQEDEQGFWSKVWESISNPVVDGPDPALHVEPRLLDTIHCDKHPPQPIQYLAEGSETVRINSQPACRNGDRSTCEAVIAHTQASAKVRIGGRSLVVKEIHTGKNMLAYYSGLIAGGFLVSSVQALFCRTSAKVFAGKLPCLMLGSVLGNTLGILVGGTLSTSLSSLFSGQQASSQTARPVHIASGVKILGGEDELDFACDGLIPLAWQRVYSSLNGNEGILGRGWCLPFEVFLHQEPAAVPGTQDSAQIFFHDMSGRELGLGDVPVGGAMFYVDEGFRLYHPLAGMFVLESAQGQYQIFEADPLHDSRFRLTQECDRHLNGIRYYYDDRGLPVRIEDDLQAICLHLDYHPQHSRLKTVYQQYRQEDTRPGVLRIRYEYNEQAQLTAVVDADGVVMRRFAWDAEHERLTMHQTADGIQAHYRWQPTSGLPGHFHVARHWLQEGERRSGEIRFDYDPAARRATLHYGDGRPDSLHEWDEQFNITRWQPAPDICWLYEWGDNRELLRVVDPAQYEYGFKYDERGNLIQVVDPVGQEYRFDWDQDFAFPLKEEYPEGLVLRHVYNVFGDRIKTIDQAGLITRYNHDASGLVESVQDARGNLYRYGWNNRGQLTQQTDCSGYTTHLYYDEQGRLAAVTDAQGNRTRQTFSAANRLQNQIRPDGGETTYHYNTRGQLTGVTDPARQSSRFDYNLRGQVIRHTDPQQRQVRFEYDANGQLIALYNQKNETYRFSRDSLSRLEESCDLTECREVYQYDSRSNICGITRYPARVASGQEALLPQVTRLAYDAAGRVQYRENGDGAVCYQYGKNTLTLQRFTPDDWQKKQHGDENVVAQDTLHLVTDEYGCLLEEHNPAGVFTHRYDELGNRTETQMPDGRRLKRLYYGSGHLQQLNLEDHDGQQTVLAEFERNSLHQEISRTQGSLTLRTEYDAAGRVTARLAQMAHQRHGTPLLERRYSWDQRGFLMSRYHRTQDAQALLSPEERSGSTWYQYDCAGQILSAQQHFTVRQYCDLAGNLMEERGPAIKNNQLMQYRGWHYQYDAFGRMSRRTDEQAQPQDYRYNSDNRMVEVRFADRTHSRWQRVEYDYDLLGRRTGKRLYRWHDEGEAEPAPERVRFIWDGMRLRGEDSPGKATDVLYVYNGDSYEPLARVDRFTRQVIEPQDTRPPKTMVYYYHTALNGLPEAMTSESGQLVYEARYELWGKETEAASAHTVLTVEQNLRFAGQYFDAETGLHYNTFRFYAPECGRFTPPDPIGLAGGLNLYQYAPNPLSYIDPLGLKPCAPTGEFDRVTTGKVYRVIRPDEDPLSGLFSLNPNNIKTVAGHVTSGSRSPSQFISATKDLSIAEKWAAKSGNRIVEIDLSKVSGGAIDISSPKGLDLLGNQFARRLAKGSSEVLFDGPIPAGAINPL
- a CDS encoding GGDEF domain-containing protein, producing MVIRGMTISLPWFAFINVSFALMILLRRVLFNDLTPPWLNEKSLIHSIDISATGILLICCGLLLIPRQKTLPIQVLLVALSLLWSWCSYHFIAHWTLQFAYPLCVLLMLSGVVALYFHTPSLLAFVIPLWLTTPIASLMLNQQINIHFAVIWSLFSLALYGGRLILLRWFEEAWQQNKYNNQLINRLDALAHRDPLTGIANRRAMNSILHDAIDNGGSFALIMLDVDFFKRYNDTYGHPAGDKCLIQVADALQRAIRQPEDIVARYGGEEFAILLFNATLPEAEAVAARVKQELKLAAISHQASAVSAFVTVSQGIACSAPAKTAEQIVSDADTALYRAKENGRNRWAL
- a CDS encoding alkyl/aryl-sulfatase; this translates as MQLNHIVKSLLITGLFTTSSLPLLAAEAPKNATAATQQANNLLYNQLPFSDNTDFTDAHKGFIAPIPQDMIKGEQGNIIWDPQQYAFIKEGDKAPDTVNPSLWRQAQLINISGLFEVTEGIYQIRNLDLSNMTIIEGKEGITVVDPLVSAETAKVGMDIYYKNRGQKPVVAVIYTHSHVDHYGGVRGVIDEADVKSGKVKIYAPAGFLEEAVSENIMAGNVMSRRASYMYGNLLKPDVKGQVGAGLGTTTSAGTVTLIAPTNYITKTGQKETIDGLTYDFLMAPGSEAPSEMLWFIEEKKLIETAEDVTHTLHNTYSLRGAKIRQPLPWSKYINEALNLWGDKAEIILAQHHWPTWGNDNVVKLLKSQRDLYRYINDQTLRMANQGMTRDEIAANFKLPSSLANTWANRGYYGSVSHDVKATYVLYLGWFDGNPATLDELPPEEGAKKFVEYMGGADAILQKAKQDYDQGNFRWVAQVVSKVVFADPNNQAARNLEADALEQLGYQAESGPWRNFYLTGAQELRNGVQKLPTPNTASPDTVRAMTPEMFFDYLAVHINGEKAADAKAVLNFDFGEDGGTYKVELENGVLNHTAGVEASDADATITLSRDVLNKIVLKEETLKEATDKGDVKITGNAEKLNELLDYMDNFEFWFNIVTP